One segment of Chlorocebus sabaeus isolate Y175 chromosome 26, mChlSab1.0.hap1, whole genome shotgun sequence DNA contains the following:
- the NOP10 gene encoding H/ACA ribonucleoprotein complex subunit 3, with protein sequence MFLQYYLNEEGDRVYTLKKFDPMGQQTCSAHPARFSPDDKYSRHRITIKKRFKVLMTQQPRPVL encoded by the exons ATGTTTCTCCAGTATTACCTCAACGAGGAGGGAGATCGGGTCTATACGCTGAAG AAATTTGACCCGATGGGACAACAGACCTGCTCAGCCCATCCTGCTCGGTTCTCCCCAGATGACAAATACTCTCGACACCGAATCACCATCAAGAAACGCTTCAAGGTGCTCATGACCCAGCAACCGCGCCCTGTCCTCTGA